Proteins encoded within one genomic window of Sulfurovum sp. XGS-02:
- a CDS encoding DUF2202 domain-containing protein has product MNTNNIKDRRSFLTKILVAGASGVALLSSSAYAKKETTDTTVVLTEDQKDMLFYIYQEEKVARDVYITLGNIYTDENTFASIQISEQRHMDSAKELCEKYGVDTSGVDEDAVGSFVLPVLQELYDTCVGEGEKSLLDALKIGELIEYTDIEDLEHASEGMPEDVVAVFESLKEGSLSHLDAFQTAIERA; this is encoded by the coding sequence ATGAATACGAATAATATTAAAGATAGAAGAAGTTTTTTAACTAAAATATTGGTTGCAGGAGCAAGTGGTGTAGCATTGCTTTCATCTTCAGCCTATGCAAAAAAAGAAACTACAGATACCACTGTAGTATTAACAGAAGATCAAAAAGATATGCTCTTCTACATCTACCAGGAAGAAAAAGTAGCTAGAGATGTATATATTACCCTGGGTAACATCTATACCGATGAAAATACATTTGCTTCTATTCAGATATCGGAACAGAGACATATGGATTCTGCAAAAGAATTGTGTGAAAAATACGGTGTGGACACTTCAGGGGTAGATGAAGATGCAGTAGGAAGCTTTGTATTACCGGTACTGCAAGAACTTTATGATACTTGTGTGGGTGAAGGTGAAAAATCACTTCTTGATGCACTGAAAATAGGTGAATTGATCGAATACACTGACATTGAAGACCTGGAGCATGCATCTGAAGGTATGCCAGAAGATGTTGTAGCTGTATTTGAAAGCCTGAAAGAGGGTAGTTTAAGTCACCTTGATGCATTTCAGACTGCGATCGAAAGAGCATAA
- a CDS encoding FMN-binding glutamate synthase family protein — MTKENLFSYFPLFSADWGIFIKLLLIILILVLVNIAIYDRFIQRKNQLLINFPLIGRMRYLFYMLRNPMRQYFGDETFYDSFEKIEWINKVSHGENPYLSFSPSNPYGNQKTLFRHANFVNELHEVQADFSVRFGDNRKIPFESKSIIGRSAMSDGAVSPEGTRAYARGAFNGQFPINTGEGGLTSNFLATLKFKDCECSYLEMKEGTWFAKSIYRIMRFFTNREVSQRLYRRMVVRQKDRGSFIFDRARLVYFRINWHSPLESFPESISEGIPDITFQMGSGLYGVRDEEGNFSDDLYQKVMRFCRMTEVKLAQGAKQTGGKLLATKVSDDIAYYRGVPAHKDLVSPNRFPYAPDMETFFDFIERLQKLSDKPVGFKIVISSRENFETYAKALKKRVSEGKDIADFITIDGGDGGSATAPLEMMSKIGLPIREALLIVNEVLNEYELREHIKIIASEKVLTPDDVVDLLCHGADFINIARGFMIAAGCIRARECSGANGRDCPVGLNTMNEAKRSKYLVIEKSKHIAFYHHQLLHGVRSLLAVMGKRHIDELSMDDVIVRSKKREENQAYCSSKS, encoded by the coding sequence ATGACTAAAGAAAATCTCTTCTCTTATTTCCCTCTTTTTTCTGCGGACTGGGGTATATTCATTAAACTTTTACTCATTATATTGATACTGGTACTTGTCAATATCGCAATTTATGATAGGTTTATACAAAGAAAAAATCAACTTCTTATCAATTTTCCGCTTATAGGACGTATGAGATATCTTTTTTATATGTTGAGAAATCCAATGCGCCAATATTTTGGAGATGAGACATTTTATGATTCTTTTGAAAAAATTGAGTGGATTAATAAAGTGTCACATGGAGAAAATCCTTATTTGTCTTTTTCTCCCTCCAATCCTTACGGTAATCAAAAAACACTTTTCAGGCACGCCAATTTTGTCAATGAACTGCATGAAGTACAAGCTGACTTTTCTGTACGGTTTGGTGATAACAGAAAAATACCCTTTGAGAGTAAAAGTATCATAGGCAGGTCAGCTATGAGTGATGGGGCGGTCTCACCGGAGGGAACACGAGCGTATGCACGTGGTGCTTTTAATGGACAATTTCCTATCAATACAGGTGAGGGCGGTTTGACCTCTAACTTCCTTGCAACTCTCAAATTCAAGGATTGTGAGTGTTCTTATCTTGAGATGAAAGAGGGAACATGGTTCGCCAAGTCTATCTATAGGATCATGAGATTCTTTACCAATAGAGAAGTTTCTCAACGCCTTTACAGACGTATGGTTGTACGACAAAAAGACAGAGGTTCTTTCATTTTTGACAGGGCCAGACTGGTTTATTTCCGAATTAATTGGCATAGCCCTTTAGAGTCATTTCCGGAAAGCATATCCGAAGGTATACCGGATATTACATTCCAGATGGGAAGCGGACTGTATGGTGTAAGGGATGAAGAGGGGAATTTCAGTGATGATCTTTACCAGAAAGTGATGCGTTTCTGTCGCATGACCGAAGTAAAACTGGCACAGGGAGCAAAACAGACGGGAGGTAAGCTGCTTGCAACAAAGGTGAGTGATGATATTGCCTACTATAGAGGTGTACCTGCACATAAAGACCTTGTAAGCCCCAATCGGTTTCCTTATGCTCCCGACATGGAGACATTTTTTGATTTTATTGAACGTTTGCAGAAACTATCAGATAAACCGGTAGGTTTTAAGATCGTGATCTCATCACGAGAGAACTTTGAGACCTATGCCAAAGCGCTGAAAAAAAGAGTCTCAGAGGGGAAAGATATTGCCGATTTTATTACGATAGATGGCGGTGACGGCGGTTCTGCGACGGCACCTTTGGAGATGATGAGTAAAATCGGTTTACCAATACGCGAAGCACTCCTTATCGTCAATGAAGTGCTCAATGAATATGAACTTAGAGAACATATTAAGATCATCGCGAGTGAGAAGGTACTGACACCTGATGATGTGGTTGATCTGCTTTGTCATGGTGCTGACTTTATCAATATCGCCAGAGGTTTCATGATCGCTGCAGGCTGTATACGTGCGAGGGAGTGTAGTGGGGCAAACGGAAGGGACTGTCCTGTTGGGCTCAATACTATGAATGAGGCCAAAAGAAGTAAATATCTTGTCATTGAAAAATCAAAACACATTGCATTCTATCATCATCAACTGCTTCATGGTGTACGTTCGCTGCTTGCCGTGATGGGTAAAAGACACATCGATGAGCTCAGTATGGATGATGTTATAGTACGTTCAAAAAAAAGAGAAGAGAACCAAGCCTACTGTTCAAGTAAATCATAA